From Thermodesulforhabdus norvegica, a single genomic window includes:
- a CDS encoding GGDEF domain-containing protein: MPELFVSNAEYGVYAKERPPLRILVVDDDENIRKLLLDHLTRKGYHVRTASDGMEAIRMFSDTPFDIVITDMHMPGLDGLELIRRIKSVPRNVDIVAITGYIRNYRYADIVRAGAADFLIKPFGIEELDAKIERIARDREERAQMAELLLKDALTGAYNRYALSFMLKREIIRSIRYLQPLSLLFSDIDRFKQYNDTFGHLAGDVLLEKAVRIMDESVRKDVDFVFRFGGDEFIILLTNTEQKAAEDVARRIIKKFKKLTPGHVGLSVGIAVLLPECKKLENKSEEALMHLLLQEADKALYEAKRSPENWFLKVLACNNKS, from the coding sequence ATGCCCGAGCTTTTTGTCAGCAATGCCGAGTACGGGGTTTACGCAAAGGAAAGGCCACCTCTCCGAATTCTCGTAGTGGACGACGATGAAAATATACGAAAGCTCCTCCTGGATCACCTTACCAGAAAGGGCTATCATGTCAGAACTGCATCGGACGGAATGGAAGCAATCCGAATGTTCTCAGACACTCCCTTCGACATAGTCATAACGGACATGCACATGCCGGGGCTTGATGGTCTGGAGCTTATCCGCAGGATTAAGTCGGTTCCCAGAAATGTCGACATAGTGGCCATAACGGGGTACATCAGAAATTATCGTTATGCCGACATCGTGAGAGCGGGTGCAGCGGATTTTTTAATAAAACCCTTCGGCATCGAAGAGCTGGACGCCAAGATCGAGCGCATTGCAAGAGACAGAGAAGAACGGGCTCAGATGGCAGAACTCCTCCTCAAGGATGCCCTCACCGGAGCGTACAATCGGTATGCCCTCAGCTTTATGCTGAAACGCGAAATCATAAGATCCATAAGGTATCTGCAGCCCCTTAGCCTGCTTTTTTCGGATATCGACCGCTTCAAGCAATATAACGATACCTTCGGTCATCTGGCAGGTGACGTCTTGCTGGAAAAGGCTGTGAGGATTATGGATGAGTCCGTGAGGAAAGACGTTGATTTCGTTTTTAGATTTGGAGGAGATGAGTTCATTATTCTTCTTACAAATACTGAGCAAAAAGCTGCGGAAGATGTTGCCAGAAGAATAATAAAAAAATTTAAAAAGCTTACTCCGGGACATGTTGGCCTTTCCGTAGGCATAGCCGTTTTGCTTCCGGAGTGTAAGAAATTGGAGAATAAGTCGGAAGAGGCGTTGATGCACCTTTTACTTCAGGAGGCCGATAAAGCTCTTTATGAGGCAAAGAGAAGTCCCGAAAATTGGTTTTTAAAGGTTCTGGCCTGTAATAACAAATCCTGA